A genomic window from Thermoanaerobaculia bacterium includes:
- the surE gene encoding 5'/3'-nucleotidase SurE yields MIILVTNDDGVFAEGIRHLAEALAPLGDIWIVAPDRERSAASHALTLDSPLRIQEVDQHRYAVNGTPTDCVNVGVLHILKDRKPDLIVSGINFGLNIGDDVTYSGTVSAAFEGTILGIPSLAVSQEVGSPMPYERSAAFIREFIESLMQRDLLKNGLLLNINLPFEDPIGVRFTRLGKRQYSEGVMEKVDPRGKKYYWIGGIPRPTEIEEGTDFHALTHRHISITPLHLDLTDYTALDRMKDLSFKD; encoded by the coding sequence ATGATCATTCTCGTCACCAATGACGACGGAGTCTTTGCGGAAGGCATCCGTCATCTGGCCGAGGCACTGGCTCCCCTCGGGGATATCTGGATTGTCGCTCCGGATCGTGAAAGAAGCGCGGCATCCCACGCCCTCACCCTCGACAGCCCCCTTCGAATCCAGGAAGTCGATCAACACAGGTACGCGGTAAACGGAACACCCACCGATTGCGTCAACGTTGGTGTCCTGCATATTCTGAAAGACCGGAAGCCCGACCTGATCGTATCCGGCATCAACTTCGGTCTGAATATCGGGGATGATGTGACCTACTCGGGTACGGTATCCGCGGCCTTTGAGGGTACGATCCTGGGCATCCCTTCCCTGGCCGTTTCCCAGGAAGTCGGCTCTCCCATGCCCTACGAACGAAGTGCCGCCTTCATTCGGGAATTCATCGAATCTCTGATGCAGCGTGATCTGCTGAAAAATGGGCTGCTCCTCAATATCAACCTTCCCTTCGAAGATCCGATCGGGGTCCGGTTTACCCGGCTGGGTAAGCGGCAATACAGCGAAGGCGTCATGGAAAAGGTGGACCCGCGGGGGAAGAAGTACTACTGGATCGGCGGGATTCCCCGGCCCACCGAGATTGAAGAGGGTACCGATTTTCACGCCCTCACCCACCGGCACATCAGCATCACGCCGCTCCATCTCGACCTGACGGATTACACCGCCCTGGACCGGATGAAGGATCTTTCGTTCAAAGATTGA
- the truA gene encoding tRNA pseudouridine(38-40) synthase TruA, which produces MSKFRLFLTISYLGTKYRGWQTQRQGEVTIQQTIQDALKKIYGLPISVTASGRTDTGVHAEGQIAHITPPDHLDIDKLQRALNAILPWDIRIRQVRQVHPHAHARKDALSKIYRYQLWVGKIVPPFLYPTWHHFTQKISTDKLRQCAERLPGNHDFGAFTTHPKLYATTVREIVSTSINREGDGVILHVEGRGFMRHMVRRLVGSMVEVARGKRELTWFESLIHEAPPAGGGPTAPAKGLILESVSYPATCYNDDMDDDSTQTGSVVAGDDHQGYTRKDLDIRLMVLQGEQKGKVYPLPFGITVIGRLEGEIKIPDSKISRKHAVLEILGPNIYYLKDLASSNGTFVNERAVTLTKLTPGDIIRVGDTVLKFYVVQTS; this is translated from the coding sequence TTGAGTAAGTTCAGGCTGTTCCTTACGATCAGCTACCTGGGCACGAAGTATCGTGGATGGCAGACACAGAGACAGGGAGAAGTCACCATCCAGCAAACCATTCAGGATGCCCTGAAGAAAATTTACGGCCTGCCAATTTCGGTTACGGCCTCCGGTCGAACCGATACGGGCGTTCATGCCGAGGGTCAGATTGCCCACATCACCCCTCCCGACCATCTGGATATCGACAAACTTCAACGGGCTCTGAACGCCATTCTGCCCTGGGACATTCGGATCCGCCAGGTTCGCCAGGTCCATCCCCACGCCCATGCCAGGAAGGATGCCCTGTCGAAGATCTACCGATACCAGCTCTGGGTGGGAAAGATCGTGCCTCCCTTTCTATATCCGACATGGCATCACTTCACCCAGAAAATCTCGACTGACAAATTACGCCAGTGCGCGGAACGATTGCCGGGAAACCACGATTTTGGGGCTTTTACCACACATCCGAAACTCTATGCGACGACCGTTCGTGAAATCGTCTCCACCTCCATTAATCGAGAGGGTGATGGCGTAATCCTTCACGTTGAAGGGCGCGGGTTCATGCGTCACATGGTTCGAAGGCTTGTGGGAAGCATGGTGGAAGTCGCCCGGGGAAAGAGAGAATTGACCTGGTTCGAGTCCCTTATTCACGAAGCTCCTCCCGCGGGCGGAGGTCCGACGGCACCGGCCAAAGGGCTGATTCTGGAGAGTGTTAGCTACCCGGCCACATGCTATAATGATGATATGGATGATGACAGTACCCAGACGGGGAGTGTCGTAGCGGGTGATGATCACCAGGGATATACCCGGAAAGATCTGGATATCCGGCTCATGGTTCTCCAGGGTGAGCAGAAAGGCAAGGTCTATCCTCTTCCCTTCGGAATCACAGTGATCGGCCGTCTGGAAGGTGAAATCAAGATTCCCGACTCGAAGATCTCCCGGAAACATGCCGTTCTCGAGATCCTCGGCCCGAATATCTACTACCTGAAGGACCTGGCTTCCTCCAACGGGACCTTTGTGAATGAGCGGGCTGTCACGCTTACAAAGCTGACTCCGGGAGACATTATCCGCGTAGGGGATACGGTTCTGAAATTCTACGTCGTTCAGACTTCATGA
- the glmS gene encoding glutamine--fructose-6-phosphate transaminase (isomerizing), with protein MCGIVGYTGPRNAVPIILEGLHRLEYRGYDSSGIALIDSGTLKIYRKPGKIVVLEEELSHVSSIALTGIGHTRWATHGKPTEDNAHPHRDCTNSIAVIHNGIIENYRELRDALLEGDHTFTSDTDTEVIAHLIEDGNHDSPPLQALRSALTRLQGYYALAVLFTGEPETIYATRKGAPLILGLGEGESFLASDYTALLNYTRDVIILEDGDIARISPEGIELWDAAGNKIEREVKRLAWDPIQIEKSGFRHFMLKEINEQPIAVRDTLQAYLTPDHGDISLPDFDGFEEIRRVQILACGTSWHAGLVGKFYFEQLAGIHVDVDYSSEYRYRDPIVTPETLILGISQSGETTDTVAAMQLAKERGARLVSICNVMGSQIARMSESVLYTHAGPEIGVASTKAFTTQLLSIYLLALKFRQSRGLEVRSFMEDLPLLPQIMEQVIEVDAICQDLARTFHRTGDFLYLGRGVNYPIALEGALKLKEISYIHAEGYPAGEMKHGPIALIDDTMPVVVLATPGPHHSKIMANIEEVKARDGIVIGISAREDDRLSSLCDHTVHVPTLDPLLQPMINVVPLQLFAYHTAVRRGCDVDQPRNLAKSVTVE; from the coding sequence ATGTGCGGAATCGTTGGATACACCGGCCCGCGCAACGCCGTCCCCATCATTCTGGAAGGTCTTCACCGCCTGGAATACCGCGGCTATGACTCTTCCGGAATTGCCCTCATTGATTCAGGCACACTGAAGATCTACCGGAAACCGGGAAAAATTGTCGTCCTGGAAGAAGAACTTTCACATGTTTCTTCGATCGCCTTGACCGGAATCGGCCACACACGATGGGCCACCCATGGCAAACCGACGGAGGACAACGCACACCCCCACCGTGACTGCACCAACTCCATTGCCGTCATTCATAACGGGATTATCGAGAACTACCGGGAACTTCGGGATGCCCTTCTGGAGGGAGATCACACCTTCACCTCGGACACCGACACGGAAGTCATTGCGCATCTCATCGAGGACGGCAACCATGATTCCCCTCCCCTTCAGGCCCTCCGCAGCGCCCTCACGCGTCTCCAGGGATACTATGCCCTGGCCGTTCTCTTCACAGGAGAACCTGAGACCATCTATGCCACGCGAAAGGGTGCACCCCTGATCCTCGGTCTGGGAGAAGGTGAATCCTTCCTGGCATCGGATTACACGGCCCTTTTGAACTACACGCGGGACGTCATCATCCTCGAAGACGGCGATATCGCCCGCATTTCTCCCGAAGGAATTGAACTCTGGGATGCCGCGGGGAACAAGATCGAGCGGGAAGTCAAGCGGCTTGCCTGGGACCCGATTCAAATCGAAAAATCAGGCTTCCGTCACTTTATGCTAAAGGAAATCAACGAACAGCCGATTGCCGTGCGGGATACCCTCCAGGCCTACCTGACGCCGGACCATGGAGATATTTCTCTGCCTGATTTTGATGGGTTCGAGGAGATTCGACGGGTTCAGATCCTCGCGTGCGGCACCTCCTGGCACGCCGGGCTCGTTGGAAAATTTTACTTTGAGCAGCTGGCCGGAATCCATGTCGATGTCGACTACAGTTCCGAGTATCGGTACCGGGACCCGATCGTCACGCCGGAAACCCTGATCCTTGGCATATCTCAATCGGGAGAGACAACCGACACGGTCGCGGCCATGCAGCTGGCGAAGGAGCGGGGTGCCCGCCTCGTTTCCATCTGTAACGTCATGGGATCCCAGATTGCCCGGATGTCCGAATCGGTCCTCTATACCCATGCCGGTCCGGAGATCGGCGTAGCCTCCACCAAGGCCTTTACAACCCAGTTGCTTTCAATCTACCTGCTTGCCCTGAAGTTCAGGCAGAGCAGGGGGCTGGAGGTCCGCTCCTTCATGGAGGACCTGCCTCTCCTCCCACAGATCATGGAACAGGTCATCGAGGTGGACGCCATCTGCCAGGATCTGGCGCGGACCTTCCACCGGACCGGGGACTTCCTCTATCTTGGACGAGGGGTGAACTATCCTATCGCCCTGGAGGGCGCCCTGAAGCTCAAGGAAATTTCATATATCCATGCTGAAGGTTACCCGGCGGGAGAGATGAAACATGGCCCCATCGCCCTGATCGATGACACCATGCCCGTGGTAGTCCTGGCCACCCCGGGACCTCATCACAGCAAGATCATGGCGAATATTGAAGAGGTAAAGGCCCGGGATGGAATCGTCATCGGCATTTCCGCACGGGAGGATGACCGGTTAAGCTCCCTGTGCGATCACACGGTCCATGTGCCCACGCTTGACCCCCTTCTCCAGCCCATGATCAATGTCGTCCCGCTTCAACTCTTTGCTTACCATACGGCGGTGCGGCGCGGATGCGATGTCGACCAACCCCGGAACCTGGCCAAAAGCGTAACCGTTGAGTAA
- the glmU gene encoding bifunctional UDP-N-acetylglucosamine diphosphorylase/glucosamine-1-phosphate N-acetyltransferase GlmU encodes MEFATVVLAAGQGKRLHSSIPKVLHPLAGKPLLHHVLDTALALQEQVIVVLGHKADRVRTTLPDSVMVVDQGEPRGTGHAMQRVLEDHADLPSNLLILSGDVPLIQEETLRDLMETHSRFESTLTVLTCELEDPGYYGRILRDGDGKVTAIREFSDATPEELKTREVNTGIYIMSTEYLRKVLPGIGMTNVQGELYLTDTIEAAIQEGRVVSPLRLADHREMQGINTRADLARVHRYYYERVHERLMDSGVTILDPEHTYIDHQTTVGRDTIIHPGVVLARSHLGSACVIHAHSVITDCAIGDETAVLPSSVLTESTMGQACSIGPFAHMRPGCILGDRVRFGNFVEGKKANLADGVKAGHLTYLGDCTVGQNVNIGCGTITCNYDGTRKHQTIIEEGVFIGSDTQLVAPVTVGKDAYVGAGSTITQDVPPGALAVARSKQRNIPGWVLKRKEKS; translated from the coding sequence ATGGAGTTTGCAACCGTCGTATTGGCCGCAGGCCAAGGGAAAAGGCTCCATTCATCGATCCCGAAAGTACTTCATCCTCTTGCCGGAAAACCTCTTCTCCACCACGTTCTGGATACAGCCCTGGCGCTCCAGGAACAGGTAATCGTCGTTCTGGGCCATAAGGCCGATAGGGTCAGAACCACGCTTCCGGATTCGGTCATGGTCGTTGATCAGGGTGAACCCCGTGGGACTGGGCACGCAATGCAACGAGTCCTGGAAGACCATGCGGATCTCCCTTCCAATCTGCTCATACTTTCCGGAGACGTTCCCCTGATCCAGGAGGAGACCCTTCGCGACCTGATGGAAACCCATTCCCGGTTTGAATCCACCCTGACCGTTCTCACATGCGAACTCGAAGATCCCGGCTACTACGGTCGGATCCTGAGGGACGGAGACGGGAAGGTTACCGCCATCCGCGAATTTTCCGACGCGACCCCGGAAGAATTGAAGACCCGTGAAGTCAACACCGGGATCTATATCATGTCCACCGAATACCTGAGAAAGGTGCTCCCGGGAATCGGAATGACCAACGTTCAGGGGGAACTCTACCTGACGGACACCATTGAGGCAGCCATTCAGGAGGGACGGGTGGTCTCCCCATTACGTCTGGCAGATCATCGTGAAATGCAGGGGATAAACACACGTGCCGATCTCGCCCGGGTCCATCGCTATTATTACGAGCGGGTCCACGAGCGCCTCATGGATTCCGGTGTCACGATCCTGGATCCGGAGCATACCTATATCGACCATCAAACCACCGTCGGAAGGGATACGATCATTCATCCTGGCGTTGTTCTGGCCCGATCCCACCTGGGATCAGCGTGCGTCATTCATGCGCATTCCGTCATTACCGACTGCGCGATCGGAGACGAAACGGCCGTTTTGCCTTCCTCCGTCCTGACGGAATCCACGATGGGACAGGCCTGCTCCATCGGCCCCTTTGCCCATATGCGTCCGGGATGCATCCTTGGAGACCGTGTCCGGTTCGGGAATTTCGTGGAAGGAAAGAAGGCAAACCTGGCCGACGGCGTCAAGGCCGGGCATCTCACCTACCTGGGAGACTGCACCGTCGGACAGAATGTCAATATCGGCTGCGGAACGATTACGTGCAACTATGATGGAACGAGAAAGCACCAGACCATCATTGAGGAAGGTGTCTTTATCGGTTCCGACACCCAGCTCGTTGCCCCCGTTACGGTCGGGAAGGACGCCTACGTCGGTGCGGGATCGACGATCACCCAGGACGTCCCCCCCGGAGCCCTCGCTGTGGCCCGGTCGAAACAGCGCAACATCCCCGGCTGGGTTCTGAAGCGGAAGGAGAAGAGCTGA
- a CDS encoding GTPase domain-containing protein yields MTFINYSAREINVKLVYYGPGLCGKTTNLQWVYNKTAPDAKGKLISLATETDRTLFFDFLPLDLGSVRGFKIRFHLYTVPGQVFYDASRKLILKGADGVVFVADSQEARMEANIESLKNLQHNLLEHGLDLKSIPYALQFNKRDLPTAVASEEMYRLLNFKGEPTFEAIAPKGVGVFDTLKAVAKLVLIELRKK; encoded by the coding sequence ATGACCTTTATCAATTACTCCGCCCGGGAAATTAATGTCAAGCTCGTCTATTACGGACCGGGCCTGTGTGGAAAGACCACCAACCTTCAATGGGTTTACAATAAAACGGCTCCGGACGCAAAGGGAAAGCTAATTTCCCTTGCGACCGAAACCGATCGAACCCTTTTCTTTGACTTTCTTCCCCTGGACCTTGGCTCGGTACGGGGTTTCAAGATCCGTTTCCATCTCTATACCGTCCCAGGGCAGGTCTTCTATGATGCATCCCGAAAGCTTATCCTCAAGGGAGCCGATGGTGTCGTCTTTGTGGCCGACTCGCAGGAAGCCCGCATGGAGGCCAATATTGAATCTTTGAAAAACCTCCAGCACAACCTTCTGGAACACGGCCTGGATCTGAAATCTATTCCCTACGCACTTCAGTTCAACAAGCGGGACCTGCCCACTGCTGTGGCGTCGGAGGAAATGTACCGGCTGCTGAATTTCAAGGGAGAGCCAACCTTTGAAGCCATTGCTCCCAAAGGCGTCGGCGTCTTCGACACGCTTAAGGCAGTCGCCAAGCTGGTCCTGATCGAACTGAGAAAAAAGTAG
- a CDS encoding roadblock/LC7 domain-containing protein produces MSGVDLIMYDEEFQKIKEILGRLRVEANAKVVFLVDKNGQQIAAQGELEALDTTSLASLTAGNVAATDGLARLIGEKEFSVLFHEGEKDNIHISIVGQRVILVVIFDERSSLGLVRLRVKKASKELETVFEEIVAKVEKEREALGTSFESPFAEITDEDIDALFSE; encoded by the coding sequence ATGTCAGGTGTTGATCTCATCATGTATGATGAGGAGTTTCAGAAAATAAAAGAAATTCTTGGGAGACTCCGAGTCGAAGCGAACGCTAAAGTCGTCTTCCTTGTGGATAAGAATGGCCAACAGATCGCCGCCCAGGGCGAGCTGGAAGCGCTGGATACCACATCCCTTGCTTCCCTCACCGCCGGAAACGTGGCAGCCACTGACGGTCTGGCGCGGTTGATCGGCGAGAAAGAATTCAGTGTTCTTTTCCACGAGGGTGAGAAGGATAACATTCACATCTCCATTGTAGGCCAGAGAGTCATCCTGGTCGTCATCTTCGATGAACGTTCCTCTCTCGGGCTGGTCCGCCTCCGCGTAAAAAAGGCTTCCAAGGAACTGGAGACCGTGTTCGAAGAAATCGTGGCCAAGGTTGAAAAAGAGCGTGAGGCTCTGGGTACCAGTTTCGAGTCCCCCTTCGCGGAGATAACCGACGAGGACATCGACGCCCTCTTCTCCGAATGA
- the recR gene encoding recombination mediator RecR gives MNSLDALMDALRRLPGVGQKTAQRLAYYLVRCPREEADTLSKAIQLVRDTLRPCRTCHYLSDSDPCIICSDPARSAKVLCAVEDSLNVTMIERSDAFHGIYHVIGGVISPLRGIGPEELNLETLLSRVARGGIEEVILATSPTVEGMVTARYIESLLEPYPVKLSELARGLSIGTDLEFADDITLAMAIEARREVR, from the coding sequence GTGAATTCGCTGGACGCACTTATGGATGCCCTGCGCCGTCTACCCGGCGTTGGACAGAAAACGGCTCAACGACTCGCCTATTACCTGGTTCGCTGTCCCCGGGAGGAAGCCGATACACTTTCAAAAGCCATCCAGCTTGTCCGGGATACTCTGCGTCCCTGCCGGACCTGCCATTACCTGAGCGATTCGGATCCCTGCATCATCTGTTCTGATCCTGCACGAAGCGCAAAGGTCTTATGTGCTGTTGAGGATTCACTCAATGTGACCATGATTGAGCGGAGCGACGCCTTTCACGGCATCTACCATGTTATCGGCGGCGTGATTTCTCCTCTCCGGGGAATCGGCCCTGAAGAGCTGAATCTTGAAACCCTTCTTTCCAGGGTGGCACGGGGAGGCATCGAAGAGGTCATCCTTGCAACCAGCCCGACCGTGGAGGGGATGGTGACAGCCCGTTATATTGAAAGCCTTCTGGAGCCCTACCCGGTTAAGCTTTCCGAGCTGGCAAGAGGCCTTTCCATTGGAACCGATCTGGAATTTGCAGATGATATTACCCTGGCCATGGCGATCGAAGCTCGCAGAGAAGTCAGGTAA
- a CDS encoding YbaB/EbfC family nucleoid-associated protein, which yields MNIKKLMKQAQQMQTHMEEQMSTLEVEGSAGGGAVRVTLNGKKDILSLKIDPQVLSPENGELVEEMVLAAFRDAGEKVDAEMSSMMQGFTGGLPIP from the coding sequence ATGAATATTAAGAAGCTTATGAAACAGGCTCAACAGATGCAGACCCACATGGAGGAACAGATGTCCACCCTCGAGGTCGAAGGATCTGCGGGAGGAGGGGCCGTGCGGGTGACCCTGAATGGGAAAAAAGACATCCTTTCTCTGAAAATCGACCCCCAGGTATTAAGCCCGGAAAATGGAGAGCTCGTAGAAGAAATGGTCCTGGCCGCTTTCCGCGATGCCGGAGAAAAGGTGGATGCCGAAATGTCCTCCATGATGCAGGGTTTTACCGGAGGCCTTCCGATTCCGTGA
- the dnaX gene encoding DNA polymerase III subunit gamma/tau encodes MSYIVLARRFRPQTFSDLIGQEEVVRTLTNALLSGRIAHAYLFYGPRGVGKTTVARILAKSLNCDSGITPTPCGTCVSCREIAESRSMDVHEIDGASHTGVDHIRELKEIVLYPPARDRYKIFIIDEVHMLSTSAFNALLKTLEEPPPHAIFMFATTERHKIPPTILSRCQQFTFQTIPGKTLTQYLQTVMSKESIKASDGTLKRIVRASDGCVRDALSLLDQMVNLSGPEIRDDLVAELMGELPVSMIRELLHSALSGQREELWAGLGELSRQGTQMVLFYEGCLSLLREALNICLKGPTEQLLPAEMEALQTLTENHPYETILRAYNFLLKEQWIVARSEKPARSAELILLKLAEIPALVSFEEILRGERTLPNLPSAAVPSGSQLPPGESGSRSPGDPGGVQGFMAELESQHPALAGYLDHARVEVHSGTLQFIFPERSRLTCDRLNEPVNREKLLSIARKHLGDSISISCSVKEDAGDTLDRQARQDENVQLVLDFFQGTITGVQKAPRREDTDPPQEEE; translated from the coding sequence ATGTCCTATATTGTCCTTGCCCGACGTTTCCGACCTCAAACTTTTTCTGACCTTATCGGTCAGGAAGAGGTGGTTCGCACGCTTACGAACGCCCTTTTGTCCGGGCGTATCGCCCATGCCTATCTCTTTTACGGGCCCAGGGGTGTCGGAAAGACAACGGTAGCGAGAATCCTTGCGAAATCGTTGAATTGTGATTCGGGCATCACTCCGACACCCTGCGGAACCTGTGTTTCCTGCCGCGAAATAGCGGAAAGTAGAAGCATGGATGTGCACGAAATCGATGGTGCGAGCCATACCGGGGTGGATCACATTCGCGAGTTGAAGGAGATCGTACTTTATCCACCCGCCCGCGACCGGTACAAGATTTTCATCATCGACGAAGTGCATATGTTATCCACCAGCGCTTTTAATGCTCTGCTCAAGACACTGGAAGAGCCGCCCCCTCACGCGATTTTCATGTTTGCCACAACGGAGAGGCACAAAATTCCGCCAACCATCCTCTCCCGCTGTCAGCAGTTCACCTTTCAGACAATTCCAGGGAAGACCCTGACTCAGTACCTGCAAACCGTCATGTCAAAGGAATCGATCAAGGCGTCCGATGGAACCCTCAAGCGTATTGTCCGTGCCTCGGACGGCTGCGTGCGCGATGCCCTGAGCCTCCTGGACCAGATGGTGAACTTAAGCGGTCCCGAAATACGGGATGATCTCGTGGCCGAACTGATGGGTGAACTTCCGGTCTCCATGATCCGGGAGCTCCTCCATTCTGCACTATCGGGTCAGAGGGAAGAGCTCTGGGCCGGTCTTGGGGAACTGAGCCGGCAGGGAACCCAGATGGTCCTCTTCTATGAAGGCTGTCTCTCGCTTCTGCGTGAAGCTTTGAATATCTGCCTCAAGGGCCCGACAGAACAACTTCTGCCTGCGGAGATGGAAGCCCTTCAGACTCTGACCGAAAACCACCCTTACGAAACCATCCTTCGAGCATACAACTTTCTGCTCAAGGAGCAGTGGATTGTTGCGCGCAGCGAGAAGCCCGCGCGATCCGCAGAATTGATCCTTCTTAAACTTGCGGAGATACCTGCCCTCGTTTCCTTCGAGGAAATTCTACGGGGGGAACGGACTCTGCCGAACCTGCCGTCAGCGGCTGTACCATCCGGAAGCCAGCTCCCCCCGGGTGAATCAGGTTCCAGGAGTCCCGGGGATCCCGGGGGCGTGCAGGGATTTATGGCCGAGCTGGAATCTCAACATCCTGCCCTGGCCGGCTATCTGGATCACGCCCGTGTCGAAGTTCACAGCGGGACCCTTCAATTCATCTTTCCGGAACGATCCCGCCTGACCTGCGATCGCCTTAATGAACCGGTGAACCGAGAAAAGCTGCTCTCCATTGCCAGAAAACACCTGGGGGACAGTATCTCGATTTCCTGTTCCGTTAAGGAAGACGCAGGGGACACGCTGGACAGGCAGGCACGTCAGGACGAAAATGTCCAGCTGGTCTTGGACTTCTTTCAGGGAACGATAACCGGTGTTCAAAAAGCTCCCAGGCGGGAAGATACAGATCCACCCCAGGAGGAGGAATAA
- a CDS encoding HEAT repeat domain-containing protein, whose protein sequence is MPKSSQQLIGELKSNHVIFRVNAAKVIGENRLHDALPALIAAASDESHLVRDNVAYALGAMGDPSAFDALVTLLQDPHPWVRKSAAKGMGLLRDRRAIPYLGRLRDDDEPIVRKSAVRSLGWIGDASARNEIKGFLLDESALVREAAEKALLLIT, encoded by the coding sequence ATGCCGAAGAGCTCACAGCAGTTAATCGGTGAACTGAAGAGCAATCACGTTATTTTCCGCGTCAACGCGGCAAAGGTGATTGGAGAAAATCGTCTGCACGATGCACTCCCTGCTCTGATCGCGGCCGCTTCCGATGAAAGTCACCTGGTGAGGGATAATGTCGCCTATGCCCTGGGGGCAATGGGAGACCCTTCGGCTTTTGACGCGCTGGTCACACTCCTCCAGGATCCCCACCCCTGGGTCCGAAAGAGTGCCGCAAAGGGCATGGGTCTGTTGAGAGACCGCAGGGCCATCCCATACCTGGGGCGGCTCCGGGATGACGACGAACCCATCGTCCGGAAATCTGCTGTCCGGTCCCTCGGATGGATTGGAGATGCATCCGCCCGAAATGAGATCAAGGGTTTCCTTCTGGATGAAAGCGCTCTGGTCCGGGAAGCTGCGGAAAAAGCCCTTCTGTTGATCACCTGA
- a CDS encoding M20/M25/M40 family metallo-hydrolase, whose protein sequence is MPNPDVSRMVNEFMDMVRIDSESGEEARMVDHLLVKFRDLGATAEKDAYGNLIAHLPARGTSCTRPILLSCHADTVKPGKGIEPVLKDGVIRSSGDTILGADDKAGIAEMIETIRIAEIHPPLEIAISRQEEVGLLGVKNLDYSRLTATRGFLLDNDTLDTIVIGGPSYFAIDAVFHGRSAHAGMEPEKGINAIAAAARALSAIDFGRVDKETTCNVGVIQGGSIRNGVPDRASIMAECRSLDHDKGVTLAESIRETLIREGEVSGAKVEVEVNNLCRSVLISEDSWTVNTAKEAFRRVGIEASTTLITGFTDASIYNNHGIEMAVIGIGARMEHSTDEHIHVEDMERAVLALLEIFKLSCD, encoded by the coding sequence ATGCCGAATCCAGATGTGTCCCGAATGGTCAATGAGTTCATGGACATGGTCCGAATCGATAGTGAATCGGGAGAAGAAGCCCGAATGGTGGATCATCTTCTTGTAAAGTTCCGGGATCTTGGAGCCACAGCGGAAAAAGACGCCTACGGAAATCTGATTGCCCATCTGCCGGCCAGGGGAACTTCCTGTACCCGCCCCATCCTTCTCTCGTGTCATGCGGACACGGTCAAGCCCGGTAAGGGGATCGAGCCTGTACTCAAGGATGGAGTGATCCGTTCCTCCGGAGACACAATCCTGGGGGCGGATGACAAGGCTGGAATTGCGGAAATGATCGAGACAATCCGAATTGCCGAGATCCACCCTCCGCTGGAAATCGCCATCAGCAGGCAGGAAGAAGTCGGCCTTCTGGGTGTGAAAAACCTCGACTATTCCCGGTTGACCGCAACGCGGGGATTTCTGCTGGATAACGACACTCTCGACACGATTGTCATCGGCGGACCCTCCTATTTTGCCATTGACGCCGTATTTCACGGCCGTTCCGCCCATGCGGGGATGGAACCGGAAAAGGGAATCAACGCGATCGCCGCGGCAGCGAGAGCCCTTTCCGCCATTGACTTCGGTCGTGTGGATAAGGAAACCACCTGTAATGTCGGTGTGATCCAGGGAGGCTCCATTCGGAATGGTGTACCGGACCGGGCCTCCATCATGGCGGAGTGCCGAAGCCTTGACCACGATAAAGGCGTGACTCTTGCCGAATCGATCAGGGAGACGCTGATCCGGGAAGGGGAAGTCTCCGGTGCGAAAGTGGAGGTGGAAGTCAACAACCTCTGCAGGTCCGTACTTATTTCCGAGGATTCATGGACGGTGAACACGGCAAAGGAAGCCTTTCGCCGCGTCGGCATTGAGGCTTCCACCACGCTCATTACCGGTTTTACGGATGCCTCGATCTATAACAACCACGGAATTGAAATGGCGGTGATCGGCATTGGTGCCCGCATGGAACACTCTACGGATGAGCATATTCATGTGGAGGACATGGAAAGAGCAGTCCTGGCTCTCCTGGAAATATTCAAGCTCAGCTGTGATTGA